The following coding sequences lie in one Enterococcus sp. 9E7_DIV0242 genomic window:
- a CDS encoding DeoR/GlpR family DNA-binding transcription regulator has translation MLIEERLAQILAIIDKEQRATIDELAETMHVSKDTIRRDLIRLEQQQLVRRIHGGAVSTKKEAVIFDYNERSHMSNDVKQSIGRQVAELIEDGSSILFDSSTTVEAAILPLQQKKITAITNSLTHAARLAKNGQASITLLPGNLHKEQLFLSGAETVSAIKQYITNYTLLGVFALSPEGVFIHTQEEGLVKREMVKHGQTVIALADHSKMDKIGFFNICPLSDIDILITDTIPEGALLKELEANNIKILTTLKGDRKS, from the coding sequence ATGCTGATAGAAGAACGGTTAGCGCAGATTCTGGCTATTATTGATAAGGAACAGCGAGCAACCATTGATGAGCTGGCAGAAACGATGCACGTATCGAAGGACACCATCCGAAGAGATTTAATTCGACTTGAACAGCAACAGCTTGTTCGCCGCATCCATGGTGGTGCCGTTTCAACAAAAAAAGAAGCGGTAATCTTTGACTACAATGAGCGTTCACATATGTCGAATGACGTAAAGCAATCAATCGGACGTCAAGTTGCTGAGCTGATTGAAGACGGCTCATCCATACTTTTTGACTCTTCAACAACAGTTGAGGCAGCAATCCTTCCGCTACAACAAAAAAAAATCACAGCTATCACAAATTCATTGACCCATGCGGCAAGGCTAGCTAAAAATGGACAAGCGTCAATTACTCTCCTACCCGGTAATCTACATAAGGAGCAGCTTTTCCTTTCTGGTGCGGAAACTGTATCAGCCATAAAGCAATACATCACAAATTATACATTGTTAGGGGTATTTGCTCTTTCTCCTGAGGGTGTATTTATCCATACACAGGAAGAAGGATTGGTCAAACGGGAAATGGTCAAGCACGGTCAGACGGTCATTGCTTTGGCAGACCATTCTAAAATGGACAAAATCGGTTTTTTCAACATTTGTCCCCTTTCCGACATTGATATCCTGATTACAGACACCATACCAGAAGGCGCATTACTCAAAGAATTAGAAGCAAATAATATAAAAATACTTACAACACTCAAAGGAGACAGAAAATCATGA
- a CDS encoding M24 family metallopeptidase, producing MTNKSIRLGKIKRPTIFPAVAPTLLTDDTMKERQEKLLNAMSKEKFDLLIIYADKEHGGNFEYLTGFIPRFEEGLLLIDNSGTCTLILGNENLKMANYSRIPAELKHSPLFSLPNQPMDNEQPLEELLKEAGIEKKNKIGLVGWKMFTTKNSVSSHYFDLPYFIVEAIKNATAAQAEISNGTHLFVDGDVGIRSTNNANEIAHYEYGANLSSSCILEAMDAVEIGVAETTLGNHLTAQGQPNTVVSIAAVGQRFEKANLYPTNKQAALGDSLSLTTAFKGGLSSRTGFVIQSEEQLPDNQKDYLERLVKPYFRTVAYWLEHIKIGVSGGDFYTQIEAIFPKKDYHWHLNPGHLVSDEEWMSSPIYPGSTETLKSGMILQIDIIPSVKGYTGVSAEECVALADQDLQNAIQQQYPELWARILVRRTYLEQELGIKLSKDILPLSNTVAYLRPFFLAKDTALYLEK from the coding sequence ATGACAAATAAATCAATTCGACTCGGAAAAATCAAACGTCCAACTATATTTCCTGCCGTGGCACCGACTTTATTGACAGATGACACAATGAAAGAACGTCAAGAGAAATTGCTAAACGCGATGAGCAAAGAAAAATTTGATCTGTTAATCATCTATGCAGATAAAGAGCATGGTGGAAATTTCGAATACCTGACTGGTTTCATCCCACGCTTTGAGGAAGGTCTGCTATTAATTGATAACTCTGGAACTTGTACGCTTATTCTTGGGAATGAAAATTTGAAGATGGCTAACTATTCCAGAATCCCAGCTGAACTAAAGCATAGCCCTCTATTTTCATTACCTAATCAACCAATGGATAATGAACAGCCGTTGGAAGAGCTGCTCAAGGAGGCAGGTATCGAGAAGAAAAACAAGATTGGGTTAGTTGGCTGGAAAATGTTTACCACCAAAAACAGCGTATCTTCTCACTATTTTGATCTCCCTTATTTTATTGTCGAAGCAATTAAAAACGCAACAGCCGCTCAGGCAGAGATTAGCAACGGTACCCATCTGTTTGTTGATGGTGATGTCGGCATACGCAGTACGAACAACGCAAACGAAATCGCCCATTATGAATATGGGGCTAACCTTTCCTCTTCCTGTATCTTAGAAGCAATGGACGCTGTAGAAATAGGCGTAGCGGAAACAACCTTGGGAAATCATCTGACTGCTCAAGGTCAACCAAATACAGTCGTATCGATCGCAGCAGTTGGTCAACGATTTGAAAAGGCCAATCTTTATCCAACCAATAAGCAGGCAGCTCTTGGTGACTCACTATCCTTGACTACCGCATTCAAAGGTGGATTATCTAGTCGTACCGGCTTCGTCATCCAATCCGAAGAGCAACTGCCAGACAACCAAAAAGACTATTTGGAACGTCTAGTCAAGCCTTATTTCCGTACCGTTGCCTATTGGTTGGAACACATCAAGATAGGAGTATCTGGCGGTGACTTCTATACGCAGATCGAAGCGATCTTTCCAAAAAAAGACTATCATTGGCATTTGAACCCGGGTCACTTAGTGTCAGATGAGGAATGGATGTCTTCTCCAATTTATCCTGGTTCAACCGAAACATTGAAAAGCGGTATGATACTGCAAATCGATATCATACCATCGGTGAAGGGATATACTGGTGTCAGTGCAGAAGAATGTGTGGCACTAGCTGATCAAGATCTGCAGAACGCCATCCAACAACAATACCCCGAGCTATGGGCGCGTATCCTTGTAAGACGCACCTATCTGGAACAAGAGCTTGGTATCAAGCTAAGTAAGGACATCTTGCCCCTTTCGAATACAGTTGCGTATCTACGCCCCTTTTTCTTGGCTAAAGATACTGCACTGTACCTCGAAAAATAA
- a CDS encoding choline/carnitine O-acyltransferase: MKKYKEELLPLLGKLPVPELTHTMSQLVEWAAPFLTDLEQRDFEKIVKQFSTNEGLKLQERLELHWQETEGSWLADFWQESYLNGRGYVQSETNFGLVIQDEAHRCVSSRAEKAAQLIYQLTKIYLAFVEESYPLEFAKNKQHVDMSYYENFFGSCRTPTIDKDLFFKNEQANNYVLILNEGNYYQLEVIDSSGNLHSLKSILENINYILAVKQPALSGERDLAYLFGVDRSNAYQAYQQLNRQKENAENCQLIETALFILSFTDGKDETVEERVATMLLNGQDQIFTKTLQALITKNGSIGFNIEHTAVDGVPTMNLLAKVFDAIKMETLVTSQRQETSLINRLSWQFSPELLEMLVRCRRAVEEEAAAYSIHHRTVDGIGKNVLKELKISPDAYFHMALAVAQKDVFGCLKSVYEPVAMRGFYGGRTECARSLSTQKKIFSEAFLNKEKAFEKAELTELFLDGIAAHSKRLVKCQKGLGVERHLFGLQKMVPDSLDAAYFFQSEAIKKLTRNFLSTTGIPSDLLESFSFCPVDQEGFGLYYGILEDRIVLTISSKKEQREEGKLLIQQLEFYLLDLLKLFNQTDRE, from the coding sequence ATGAAAAAGTATAAAGAAGAACTATTGCCATTATTGGGGAAATTACCTGTACCAGAACTAACACATACCATGAGCCAGCTTGTTGAATGGGCTGCGCCGTTTTTGACAGACTTAGAACAAAGGGACTTCGAAAAAATCGTGAAGCAGTTTTCCACAAATGAGGGGCTGAAACTTCAAGAACGATTGGAATTACATTGGCAAGAAACAGAAGGGAGCTGGTTAGCTGATTTTTGGCAAGAAAGCTATTTGAATGGGCGCGGATATGTTCAGAGTGAAACAAACTTTGGGCTAGTGATTCAAGATGAGGCGCATCGGTGTGTTTCGTCACGTGCAGAAAAGGCGGCACAGCTCATTTATCAGTTAACTAAGATTTACCTTGCTTTCGTTGAGGAAAGTTATCCGCTAGAATTTGCAAAAAACAAGCAGCATGTGGATATGTCTTATTATGAAAATTTTTTTGGAAGCTGTAGAACACCAACTATTGATAAGGATCTGTTTTTCAAAAATGAACAAGCCAATAATTATGTCCTTATTTTGAATGAAGGGAATTATTATCAGCTTGAAGTCATCGATTCATCTGGAAACCTGCATTCTTTGAAAAGTATTTTAGAAAATATCAACTACATTTTAGCTGTAAAACAACCTGCTTTGAGCGGTGAAAGGGATCTGGCCTATCTGTTCGGTGTTGACAGAAGCAATGCTTATCAGGCCTATCAACAGTTGAATAGACAAAAAGAGAATGCAGAAAATTGTCAGCTGATTGAAACAGCATTATTTATTTTGAGTTTCACTGACGGAAAGGATGAAACAGTCGAGGAACGTGTAGCTACCATGCTGTTGAACGGGCAGGATCAGATTTTTACCAAGACACTCCAGGCACTGATTACTAAAAATGGTTCAATCGGGTTTAACATTGAACATACAGCGGTCGATGGCGTTCCGACAATGAACCTATTGGCAAAGGTATTCGATGCAATCAAAATGGAGACCCTTGTTACCAGTCAAAGGCAGGAGACGAGCTTGATCAATCGATTGTCCTGGCAGTTTTCTCCGGAATTGCTTGAGATGTTGGTACGGTGCCGCAGAGCAGTGGAAGAAGAGGCCGCAGCATACTCTATTCATCATCGAACAGTTGATGGCATTGGGAAAAATGTATTGAAAGAGCTCAAGATAAGTCCGGATGCGTATTTTCATATGGCGCTGGCAGTAGCGCAAAAGGATGTTTTTGGGTGTTTGAAATCAGTTTATGAACCGGTGGCGATGCGTGGATTTTATGGTGGTCGAACGGAATGTGCACGTTCCCTGAGTACGCAGAAGAAGATTTTTTCAGAAGCATTTTTAAATAAAGAAAAAGCGTTCGAGAAAGCAGAGCTGACTGAATTGTTTCTGGATGGAATAGCTGCTCACAGCAAGAGACTGGTCAAGTGTCAAAAAGGCCTAGGAGTGGAACGTCATTTATTTGGCTTACAGAAGATGGTGCCCGATTCGCTTGACGCAGCCTATTTTTTCCAGTCAGAAGCAATCAAAAAATTAACAAGAAACTTTCTTTCCACGACAGGTATTCCCAGTGATTTATTGGAGTCATTCAGCTTTTGTCCGGTAGATCAAGAGGGGTTTGGGCTGTATTACGGAATACTAGAAGATAGAATAGTGCTCACTATTTCTTCTAAAAAGGAGCAGCGAGAAGAAGGTAAATTGCTGATCCAACAGCTGGAATTCTACCTGTTGGATCTACTGAAGTTATTCAATCAAACAGATAGAGAATAG
- the dtd gene encoding D-aminoacyl-tRNA deacylase: MKAVIQRVSQAKVEIEGQMIGEIGSGFMVLLGIHSDDTLEDVGYLVRKIGKLRVFEDSEGKMNLDIQTAGGGILSISQFTLYADTKKGNRPSFVSAARPEQAIPLYEAFNQQLREIGLLVATGEFGGDMAVTLTNDGPVTIIIDTKEK, encoded by the coding sequence GCAGTGATTCAACGTGTCTCTCAGGCGAAAGTCGAAATTGAAGGACAAATGATTGGAGAAATAGGCTCAGGCTTTATGGTTCTATTGGGCATTCATTCAGACGATACACTTGAGGATGTCGGCTATCTTGTTCGGAAAATCGGTAAGCTTCGTGTTTTCGAGGATTCTGAAGGGAAGATGAACTTAGACATCCAAACCGCTGGTGGTGGGATATTGAGTATTTCTCAATTTACATTGTACGCAGACACGAAAAAAGGCAATCGCCCAAGTTTTGTGTCAGCTGCACGACCTGAACAGGCAATTCCTCTATATGAAGCCTTCAATCAACAGCTTCGGGAGATAGGCTTGCTTGTTGCAACCGGAGAATTTGGTGGAGACATGGCTGTTACATTGACCAATGATGGACCGGTAACAATCATTATTGATACAAAAGAAAAATGA